In one Candidatus Desulfatibia profunda genomic region, the following are encoded:
- a CDS encoding helix-turn-helix transcriptional regulator: MKRFLSTKEVSQFLGVNEKMVYTLVAEKGLPATKVTGKWLFPLHLVEQWVETHTINYPDAGSQLPPYHGLLIIAGSNDPLLDRTINLFNSLYTDHLAVFGNLGSMGGLRALRQNLCHIASSHLLQDDEAEYNFDFASKELDAMPAVVNFCKREQGILVKKKNPDNIFCAADLARPGLKIINRPVGTGTRLLLDREFKKAGINAEKLDGYHREVHQHLDVGLEILAGRADAGPGIRAVAALLDIGFIPLRWERYDLMISKARFFDEGIQRFLGLLQEDVFRKLVENTSGYDLKLSGKMVYPGSNSPQVS, translated from the coding sequence ATGAAAAGATTTTTATCAACCAAAGAAGTCTCCCAGTTTCTGGGGGTAAATGAAAAGATGGTGTATACCCTGGTTGCCGAAAAGGGACTACCGGCAACTAAGGTGACGGGCAAGTGGCTTTTCCCGCTGCACCTGGTGGAGCAGTGGGTTGAAACCCATACCATCAACTACCCTGATGCCGGGTCTCAGCTTCCGCCCTACCACGGGCTGTTGATCATTGCCGGAAGCAATGATCCCCTTCTGGACAGGACCATTAATCTTTTTAACTCTCTTTACACGGATCATCTGGCAGTATTTGGAAACCTGGGAAGCATGGGCGGATTGAGGGCCTTGCGACAGAATCTTTGCCACATAGCCTCCAGCCACCTGCTCCAGGACGACGAGGCCGAATATAACTTTGATTTTGCCTCGAAGGAACTGGACGCCATGCCAGCAGTGGTCAATTTCTGCAAGCGGGAACAAGGCATACTGGTAAAAAAGAAAAACCCTGATAATATTTTTTGTGCCGCAGATCTTGCCCGTCCGGGGCTTAAAATCATCAATCGACCAGTGGGCACCGGCACTCGCCTGCTGTTGGACCGGGAATTCAAGAAGGCCGGTATTAACGCTGAAAAGCTCGACGGATATCATCGTGAGGTGCACCAACACCTGGATGTCGGCCTTGAAATTCTTGCGGGCCGCGCGGACGCCGGCCCGGGAATACGAGCGGTTGCAGCGCTTCTGGACATCGGATTTATTCCGTTGCGATGGGAAAGATACGATCTGATGATATCCAAAGCGCGTTTTTTCGATGAGGGCATCCAGCGTTTTCTGGGCCTGCTTCAGGAAGATGTATTCAGGAAGCTGGTTGAAAACACGTCCGGCTATGACCTTAAGCTTTCCGGAAAAATGGTATATCCTGGGAGCAACAGCCCGCAGGTATCATAA